The Daucus carota subsp. sativus chromosome 9, DH1 v3.0, whole genome shotgun sequence genome window below encodes:
- the LOC108201957 gene encoding uncharacterized protein LOC108201957 codes for MTRTQYLRWPSITSRDEALTYIQQVAIPHPWRHSICMDDTCIGYVSVKPEPGDDHHRAHVSYALSAEYWGLGIATDALKKAIAKVFKKFSYLARIEALVEEENKGSQRVLEKVGFRKEGLLTVEEVWV; via the coding sequence ATGACAAGGACTCAATACCTAAGATGGCCCAGCATCACTTCCAGAGATGAAGCACTCACATACATTCAGCAAGTTGCTATACCACATCCCTGGCGCCACTCCATCTGCATGGATGACACATGCATAGGCTATGTTTCAGTCAAGCCTGAACCCGGAGACGATCATCACCGGGCGCATGTCAGCTACGCGCTTAGCGCGGAGTATTGGGGGCTTGGCATAGCCACTGATGCATTGAAAAAGGCCATAGCTAAGGTGTTCAAGAAATTTTCATACTTGGCCAGGATAGAGGCTTTGGTGGAAGAAGAAAATAAAGGGTCTCAAAGGGTGCTTGAGAAAGTTGGGTTCAGAAAAGAAGGGCTGTTGACTGTTGAGGAAGTATGGGTTTAA
- the LOC108202061 gene encoding probable cyclic nucleotide-gated ion channel 20, chloroplastic: MTVTKKNKVLRRRASVITVQVSSPPSNDPAPPNNNPAKSPFHALYKWIPGVMNPHSRRARYWSKFFIFFFLFAFLLQTLYIFLQHVKQDKNCIGDFEHYYEYALFTQLEWTNIIYLLHIAFKFRVAYVDPKSRVLVYNPKKVALNYLFGYFTIDLLLFFPWTQRFLGLTPIVSDWSYEPVQVLSFLQYLAVLCRLLSLFADQATGALFFESWSSKFALNLLAFFLFSHVVGSFWYNFALDRVDKCLRKACGESWCFDYIYCEPRNLYWEVIVDATLFEKWTNNKNATACFSRDAYDYGIYVQAVSLMKNSNLLMRYIYSLFWGFQQISTLAGNQIPAFFLVEVLFTMFVTATGLLLFSFLIGNIQNFLQALGRRSLENSLRRSDIEQWMSHRQLPEDLKAKIRESEQYNWLATKGLNELMLLENLPEDLQRDIRRHLFKFDNKLPIVASMDESIKDAIRERMKHNTYIEGSRVLVRGGLMDKMVYIVQGKLESTSEGENVVPLSEGDVCGAELITLCLEHYVLNRDGDKFRIPAGKLVSKRTVRCITNVEAFTLRAADLEDVFSLYSGLLIQNPLVQGAITKESLYPKSLLRSRSY; encoded by the coding sequence ATGACTGTGACAAAGAAAAATAAAGTATTGAGGCGCAGGGCATCAGTAATTACAGTTCAAGTGAGCTCTCCGCCCTCCAATGATCCAGCGCCCCCGAATAATAATCCGGCAAAGAGCCCTTTTCATGCACTATATAAATGGATTCCTGGAGTCATGAATCCACATTCTAGAAGGGCTCGATATTGGAGTaaattcttcatcttcttctttttatttGCATTTCTGTTACAAACTCTATACATCTTTCTGCAGCACGTGAAGCAGGATAAAAATTGTATAGGTGATTTCGAACATTATTATGAGTATGCATTGTTTACTCAGCTGGAATGGACTAATATAATTTACTTGTTGCACATAGCCTTCAAGTTTAGGGTGGCTTATGTCGATCCTAAATCTAGAGTCTTAGTTTACAATCCGAAAAAGGTGGCTCTTAATTATCTCTTTGGATACTTTACTATCGACTTGCTTTTATTTTTTCCATGGACTCAACGTTTTTTAGGACTGACACCCATAGTGTCCGATTGGTCTTATGAGCCAGTTCAGGTTTTATCTTTTTTGCAGTATCTTGCTGTGTTGTGTAGACTTCTTTCTTTATTTGCTGATCAGGCTACAGGCGCCCTCTTCTTTGAGTCATGGTCATCCAAGTTTGCTCTCAATCTTCTCGCTTTTTTTCTGTTTAGTCATGTGGTTGGATCGTTTTGGTATAACTTTGCATTAGATAGAGTAGATAAATGTCTCCGTAAAGCATGTGGCGAGTCCTGGTGCTTCGATTATATCTATTGTGAGCCCAGGAATCTGTACTGGGAAGTCATAGTTGATGCAACATTGTTTGAAAAGTGGACCAATAACAAAAATGCAACGGCTTGTTTTAGTAGAGACGCTTATGACTATGGAATTTACGTACAAGCTGTCAGTCTAATGAAAAACTCTAATCTACTAATGCGATACATATATTCACTATTTTGGGGGTTCCAGCAAATTAGTACTTTGGCAGGAAATCAAATTCCAGCTTTTTTTCTCGTGGAGGTTTTATTCACTATGTTTGTTACTGCTACGGGTCTCTTGTTGTTCTCCTTTCTCATTGGAAATATCCAAAACTTTCTCCAAGCTCTGGGACGTAGGAgtttagaaaattctctaaggcGCTCTGACATTGAGCAATGGATGAGCCATCGGCAATTACCAGAAGATCTTAAAGCAAAAATCCGTGAATCAGAACAATATAATTGGCTTGCCACCAAAGGTCTGAATGAATTGATGCTATTGGAGAATCTACCAGAAGACCTTCAAAGAGATATACGCCGACATCTCTTTAAATTTGACAATAAACTCCCCATTGTTGCCTCAATGGACGAGTCCATCAAAGATGCCATCAGGGAAAGAATGAAACACAACACATATATTGAGGGAAGTAGAGTTTTGGTTCGTGGAGGTCTAATGGATAAGATGGTTTACATTGTTCAGGGGAAGCTTGAGAGTACTAGCGAAGGTGAGAATGTAGTTCCTTTGTCTGAGGGGGATGTCTGCGGCGCAGAACTTATTACGCTGTGCCTAGAGCATTATGTGCTGAATAGAGATGGAGATAAATTCAGAATTCCAGCAGGAAAATTGGTGAGCAAGAGGACGGTTCGATGCATAACAAATGTAGAAGCATTTACACTTAGAGCTGCAGACCTGGAGGATGTCTTCAGTTTGTACTCTGGGCTTCTCATACAAAATCCTCTTGTTCAAGGTGCCATTACCAAGGAATCGCTTTATCCAAAGAGTCTTTTGCGCAGTAGATCATACTAA
- the LOC108200508 gene encoding uncharacterized protein LOC108200508 yields MDSARISLRPFKISDADDFLKWASDDKVTQYLRWPSITSRDEALTYIQQVAIPHPWRHSICMDDTCIGYVSVKPEPGDDHHRAHVSYALSAEYWGLGIATVALKKAIAKVLKKFSYLARIEALVEEENKGSQRVLEKVGFRKEGLLRKYGFNKGDIRDMIMYSFLSTDQML; encoded by the coding sequence ATGGACTCAGCAAGAATCTCTCTCAGGCCCTTCAAGATTTCAGACGCTGATGATTTCTTGAAATGGGCCAGTGATGACAAGGTAACTCAATACCTAAGATGGCCCAGCATCACTTCCAGAGATGAAGCACTCACATACATTCAGCAAGTTGCTATACCACATCCCTGGCGCCACTCCATCTGCATGGATGACACATGCATAGGCTATGTTTCAGTCAAGCCTGAACCCGGAGACGATCATCATCGGGCTCATGTCAGCTACGCGCTTAGCGCGGAGTATTGGGGGCTTGGCATAGCCACTGTTGCATTGAAAAAGGCCATAGCTAAGGTGTTGAAGAAATTTTCATACTTGGCAAGGATAGAGGCTTTGGTGGAAGAAGAAAATAAAGGGTCTCAAAGGGTGCTTGAGAAAGTTGGGTTCAGAAAAGAAGGGCTGTTGAGGAAGTATGGGTTTAACAAAGGGGATATTAGAGATATGATCATGTATagtttcttgtcaactgatcaGATGCTGTGA
- the LOC108201956 gene encoding uncharacterized protein LOC108201956: MAENEMQPKSKDILNDEDDYSDISLRLMDVNDIDDFMVWATDDKVSRYCTWSTYTSKEQAMDFFTNIVAPHPWLRAICLRNRAIGSISVTPFEGSDACRGELGYVLASKYWGKGIVTRAVKKVASVIFAEWPHLERLEALVDVDNAGSQRVLQKAGFQREGVLRKYVIQKGRTRDMVIFSLLSSEITQS, encoded by the coding sequence ATGGCAGAAAATGAGATGCAGCCCAAGTCCAAAGACATACTAAATGATGAAGATGACTATTCGGATATAAGTTTGCGGCTGATGGATGTGAATGACATAGATGATTTCATGGTATGGGCTACAGATGATAAGGTGAGTCGGTATTGTACATGGTCTACTTACACTTCTAAGGAGCAAGCTATGGACTTTTTCACTAACATCGTCGCTCCACATCCCTGGTTGAGAGCCATATGCCTCAGAAACCGCGCGATAGGAAGCATATCTGTGACACCATTCGAAGGCAGTGACGCCTGTAGAGGTGAACTTGGTTATGTTTTGGCTTCAAAGTACTGGGGAAAAGGCATTGTGACAAGGGCTGTGAAAAAGGTTGCCTCAGTGATATTTGCTGAGTGGCCACATTTGGAAAGATTAGAAGCTCTGGTTGACGTTGACAATGCTGGATCACAGAGAGTGCTGCAGAAAGCTGGATTTCAGAGGGAAGGTGTTCTGAGGAAGTATGTGATTCAGAAGGGAAGGACTAGAGATATGGTGATCTTTAGCCTTCTTTCTAGTGAAATTACTCAAAGTTAA
- the LOC108201639 gene encoding probable cyclic nucleotide-gated ion channel 20, chloroplastic, protein IFFFILPLARESVEAALVGTRLSVETIGAFLFLQTLAVLWRLLSFFAEPSVGAFFESWSSKFVANLVAFFLFSHVVGGFWYYFASNRVERCLEEACGEPWCFDYISCEPANYNPNFRINLTLLSKWKNNKNATACFGPDGYNYGIYVQAVSLMENSNMPVRYIYSLSWGFQQISTLAGNQTPSVFVVEVLFTMFITAMGLLLFSFLIGNIQRFLQARGSRSFENSLRGSDIEQWMSHRQLPDDLKAKIRESERYNWLATRGLNELMLLENLPEDLQRDIRRHLFKFENKLPIVASMDESILDAIRERMKHNTYIEGSRVLVRGGLMDKMVYIVQGKLESTSEGETVVPLSEGDVCGAELITLCLEHYVLNRDGDKFRIPAGKLVSKRTVRCLTNVEAFTLRAADLEDVFSLYSGLLIQNPLVQGAITKESLHPKSLLRSRSY, encoded by the coding sequence attttttttttcatattaccACTTGCCCGAGAATCTGTGGAAGCCGCACTTGTGGGGACCAGATTGTCTGTTGAGACAATTGGggcttttttatttttgcagaCTCTTGCTGTGTTGTGGAGACTGCTATCTTTCTTTGCTGAGCCATCTGTTGGCGCCTTCTTTGAGTCATGGTCATCGAAATTTGTTGCCAATCTTGTcgcattttttctttttagtcaTGTGGTTGGGGGATTTTGGTATTACTTCGCATCAAATAGGGTAGAACGATGTCTTGAAGAAGCCTGTGGCGAGCCTTGGTGCTTTGATTATATATCATGTGAGCCTGCAAATTATAATCCCAACTTCAGAATTAATCTAACGTTATTGAGTAAGTGGAAGAACAACAAGAATGCTACGGCTTGTTTTGGTCCAGATGGTTACAACTATGGAATTTATGTTCAGGCTGTCAGTCTGATGGAAAATTCTAATATGCCGGTGCGatatatatattcactgtcTTGGGGTTTCCAGCAAATAAGTACTCTGGCCGGAAATCAAACTCCATCTGTCTTCGTCGTTGAAGTGCTCTTCACTATGTTTATCACTGCTATGGGTCTTCTGCTGTTTTCTTTTCTCATTGGAAATATACAGAGGTTTCTCCAAGCTCGGGGAAGCAGGAGTTTTGAAAATTCTCTAAGGGGCTCTGACATTGAGCAATGGATGAGCCATCGCCAATTGCCAGACGATCTTAAAGCAAAAATCCGTGAATCAGAACGATATAATTGGCTGGCCACCAGAGGTCTGAATGAATTGATGCTATTAGAGAATCTACCAGAAGACCTTCAAAGAGATATACGCCGACAtctctttaaatttgaaaataaactcCCCATTGTTGCCTCAATGGACGAGTCCATCTTAGATGCCATCAGGGAAAGAATGAAACACAACACATATATTGAGGGAAGTAGAGTTTTAGTCCGTGGAGGTCTCATGGATAAGATGGTTTACATTGTTCAGGGGAAGCTTGAGAGTACTAGCGAAGGTGAGACTGTAGTTCCTTTGTCTGAGGGGGATGTCTGCGGCGCAGAACTTATTACATTGTGCCTAGAGCATTATGTTCTGAATAGAGATGGAGATAAATTCAGAATTCCAGCAGGGAAATTGGTGAGCAAGAGGACGGTCCGATGCTTAACAAATGTAGAAGCATTTACACTTAGAGCTGCAGACCTGGAGGATGTCTTCAGTTTGTACTCTGGGCTTCTCATACAAAATCCTCTTGTTCAAGGTGCCATTACCAAGGAATCGCTTCATCCAAAGAGTCTTTTGCGCAGTAGATCATATTAA